atattatgtatgtaatttgaagtagtgaagcgtaatcaataagacactcaatttcgaattttttgatgatacgttattttgcatttcaggtgacgatatgtagtgTATAATGATAGCGTGAAACTAGGAGGAGGACTTACCTAGTGGTCTTGAGACAAACTTACGCATCCATTTTAAGCTTGAAATAAATatggaatgtttttttttataaattttaatgataATTTGGATATATTATTGCAGTTTTGGCGTCTTGCTACTTCTGGCAGGCCGTTTAATTGAATATTAGTTTTGTTAGTTGATATTTGGATATACTTAGTTTATTATAATTGCTTCTTTTACGTTCCTATAtgcttgtatacatatatgtatttttttcattattgataTTATTTGCATTGGGAATGCATGAAAATGCgtagttattatattttaaacattaGTTCAACTCAATTTATCACACTGTTGCGCTGTGCGTTTTAAgacgatttgaaaattttctgtaACTACGTAGTCATCCTTAAAAATTACCAGCAGATTCAATTCAAACtctaaacataaaaaatcaatttaaattagAAACTTTAAGTCATTTGTGTACGCAGcaaatttacctattttaaaGTTCTTTGTAATCAATGTTGGACATGTGAACAAACGTGGTAGAATCATGTAGATAGGTATTTCGAGCTTAGGGCAAATGTTACCGTCTGCAATTTGTATGGTTTGAATTTCTGTGGCATCTTTCGAATATCCCTCCGTGCAGCCACATGTCTCCACACGCAGTAATTGCAATTCAATTGACTTTATAGCCACTTCAGTGTGTTGAACTGTTAactgtaaagaaaaattacatgTATTAGCattactttataaatatttgcatataaacacACACCTGTCCAGTCACCGGCCGTGTTACACAACATTCGGTCTGATCTAGTTTACCTGTGATCAGAAATCGTGGTAAATTTATACGTTCCTTAGCAGACTTTTGTAATGTCTCTGGGCTTATACTGAAATTCACCTCACTCGATGTCAGCGTTTTCGTGTCTAACACAATTGGtttattttgtatgcaaaactgTTGTATTTTCTGTAAAGATTTTGCCAAAAAGCTACGTTTCACGTCACAACGTAGCAGGTAGTTAATGTTGATAAATACTCCATGATATGTTTCATAAAGCACACGCGGTTCTTTGTTACACACTAAGGGGATCTCGAAATGAAACTCCGAGTTTCCTGCAGACAATTTACCGGGCGCAGCCAATTCGAGTGTTGTATTGAATAGTGTTATTGGTTTTACAGAATTGTAGAAAGCTTCAAAAACACCGACGTTTTTTGTACTTAGCTGTAAATTGACTATACCTTCTAGTGTAAGTTGGATGCCTTCGTGTTTAGCTTCCGTGTTGCAATTGAAATGCACGCAACCCTTTAGTAATTCCTGAAATGTATAAAATTGAAACCTTTTATGTTTTTACCCAAAATGTGTGCTTTTTATATACTTACGCCttcataatatattttattttctttatttaaacgtatttcgaaattaattgcaCTCATTGCTGTAACTTATTTTACTTATGCATTCAGGAAATACATAAATTTCGCGCAAAATGCATACAACAGCTGTTTTTATGAATAGGGGCATTATTTACCTAGGCCCTCAAActgtttaaattttgcaaaataacagaattctaaaaaaatgtgtGCTTTAGTACTTTTCggaagaaataattaaaaaaaaaaaacaagtattttttatatataatttaatttttaacatccAAAGCaaagtgaatttttgatttcgagaaatacgatgtttttctattaaaacaaagaaaatattctttttaaaaGCACGCGCCTAACATATTCGTAAAGTAGAactaaaaacgagtattttaagacatttcccgtTAAAATttgtgcacgttttcggaaaagccgctctcctgaacatttaccattttattaaatgaaataaaagttaCTTACAACCtgcatttaatatttgaaaaaaacgaTAGATAATTTCGATTTCTTGATTACTAGCTCACATACCAATTATCGCCATGTATCGATTTCCCAATCATCTTGGAATGgtctttgattttttgttattttcccAATAGTCGGATCAAAGTGCTTTTCTTTTAATCCAGTTGCAGATTAGATTAACAGcttaaaaattgcataaattcgttgcatatacatatattatggaGAATTTGAAGACGATGTTAAAATCATACGAAAAATGGGTGGCTGCGAACCCAGAAACAGTCTGCGACGTTGAGACTACCACAAAATGGATATCTTATTTCATTGCTGGTAAGCTTATTTTCAATTCCATATAATTTcccaatataattatttatttatagggCGTATTTCGGATTCAAACGTGGTTTCCGAGCTCGTGTATACTTTATCCAATATACTGGTACTGTATAATGACCGTATCATCGACAAATCGCAACAAAGCAAATTGATATCCGATTTGCAACCTGTGAACCTCGAAGCAAGTACTAGTGCCTTTGCgcaacgcaacaacaaaaaggcaaAGTATATTTACCGACTAAAGGTCATGCTGACCACATTGGAATATTGTGAAGTTTTCATCGAAATATCGGCTAAACGAATTTTCGGGAATAAAGGCAAATGGTTATTCATTACGTTGGTGCAATTTGCTAAAGCGGCAGGCCGTTTCTACATACTAAAACATTCGacacaaaaaattatcacaacACCTACACTCCCCGCACTTAATCGACGTGCAATtataaagaaacaaaagaatGCGCTGAAAAATGGTTTAATAATTGAAGAGTCGatcgaaaaaaatggaaaattgaactcaaatgGATTTGGCGAAAGCAGTTCTATATTCCAATTGAAACGTTCCGGACGTGTGATACGTAAAGTAGAAGGAGCGCCACCAATACAATATCGCGATTTCAAATTGGCAGAGgagcaaaaattagaaaatggtAGCAATTCGGTGAATTTCCGTTTGGTACAAGCAGAATATCTGTATATAGCCAAGCCGTTAATACACTTAGCCACAATGGGTTTGTTTGGTGAAAAACGTTGGAAACAATATGTCGTTTCACTGGCATTGGATTTGGCCAGCATACGTATGTATCACCAGCATCGACAACAGATGAGCAAAGAACAGAAATTGGAGCTATCACGTCGTTGCATCAACTTAGTGCTATATTTGGTGCGTTCACCTTTTTATGAACGTATCACACAATCACGCCTGGATCGAATGCTAGGCTTTGTGGCCGACAATGTGCCACTGATTAAAATGATTGCAGGACCATTACGTGAATATTTGCCCTACTGGCAGGGCACTTATTTCTACTTATGGTCAacgtaaaaattatatatattggatatattttCGATTTATGTCTTACAAACCTAGTATTGACttaaaatgcatatattttatttaaacgtgGAGAGTATTTAGTTAGGGAACGATCATAAATGCTATTATGTAGTAGTTAAGAAATAAAGCTAATCCTTTTGTAAAAGCAACGTATTTATGTAGCCAGTCTTTcagttaatataaaaaacaattatagtTAGTCGTACAACTTCGTGGTTTTTACCCTTCTAGCGACTTAAATAGTGTCACACATATAAATCCGACGgcagtaagaaaaatatttacctcactctgatattgaaataagaacatttttttgtttgtattttacttttcttGCAAAATTATATGCTTGTATTTCTCTTATAGGTCTTTTTCCAGCATAGGCTTTTTCCATTCTTataaacattcatttttacattcGGTTTTCTGCAGTTAAGTGTTTATTACATCTAGAACATTGTTATATTACTCAAAAAATGCTTATATCTATCCAACTATTGTtctattttttatgattattatgtTTGCCTGACTCAATCTGCCTCGTGTAAACCTTTAGGTATAAACCTGCCGCCAACtataatgcatgtatgtaatttgTACAATTTCAACGAtaaatttttatctaaaattatttagatGTTATTATTAACAGTTTCTAAAATTACCAGTGTTTTGTATTAAGCTCTCAAGGATTCTCTTTGTTTTGTTGGTAAAATCGTTTGGTTGAACTTCTTTAGTGATAATTGcatattcaaatgatttaagTGACggttttaacaatttttctggACTGTAGCTTACGAgctatacatagatatatgtttATTAATAAGAATTGTATTTAACGAAAAATGATAAATCTGGATCTTATGCTCGTAATTAACTAGAACGGTTAATTAATGACTAATATATATTGTAAAAGCAATAGTACTGTTAAACACATTCACACTCAAATATCAGTTAACAAATAGTGCGTGGCAaagtgtttattaaaattttaaattgaatccCGGGCCCATGGCCAGTTGACGCTGATCAATGCCTGCATTTAGCACAAAACCAGTATTCGCAGCAGTTTTCTTATTACCTGTTATAATGCCAGATATTACCTTACTATTGCTATTGGCAACACCGGCTGCATTGCTTCCACCACTACTGCCCACAAGTATTTCGTCTCGACCCAATTGTTTAAACTGTGAACCGCCAGAGGGTGGTTTGGGCGAGGAGGCGAGCGCTTTGCGCGCACCCAGTTCACTTTTCGCCGGCCATGTAGGAAACATAGATGGATCGATGGGCAGAGGCAGTTCATTGAAGTAGCTGTGTTTAAGCGCCGCTTCAGCGGTCAGTCTTTTCTTGGGATCATAGGTGAGAAGACCCTGTAGCAAGTCAATGCCTAAGTCGGTGGTTTTGTCGGCGAAACGCTTACGTAAATTTGAAACAGGATAGTCGGCGAATTGGGAATTCTGACTTAACATATTCTTAACAATTGGCAAATCCTTATAACCGGGCCAAATTCGTTCGTTTGGTGTGCCGAGTTCCtgcaaaaagaaaagcaaataattagTATCACATAAGGCGTTGAAATAgcttttgatataattttaccttgaaaattttgttaagctCATCTGTCTCCGTTTTGCCGGGAAATAGTGGCCCCATTTGTAGAAATTCGCCAAAAATGCAACCCACCGACCAGACGTCGATGGGCGTTGAATATTCCAGTGTGCCGAGCAATAGCTCCGGTGCTCTATACCATAGGGTAACAACCAGTGAGGTGTAATGTTTCAATGGTGAACCATATTCTCGAGCCAAACCGAAATCGCCTACTTTTAGCACACCCTTGTGCGATAGCAACAAATTAGAGGTCTTTAAATCGCGATGTAATATCCAGTTGTCATGTAAATGGCCAACCGCTCGCAATAATTGCTGCACCAGACACTTGACTTCGCCGGGAAGGAAGAATTGCTTACGCGCCTTCATCGTCTCCATCAACGATTTCAAGTCGTGTTCCACATAATCCATAACAATGAAAATcttatccatattggagccaaCAACTATTTCGCGAACCGTCACTATGTTTGGATGCTGACCTTTTAGTAAAGTATTAATTTCGCGTAAAGATGTTATGGGAAAGCCTTCCTTTTCCTTCTCCATTTTTAATCGTTTTAAAGCAACTATCTCGTTGGTACGTTTATCCTTGGCGCGGTATACCACACCGTATGTGCCCTCCTCAATGCGGTTGAGACATTGGAATTCTTCGACAGAGCGACAACCCTGTATACCTGGAAAATAGTCTGGCAGTGGTGCACCTTTGTCATCGCGTGCTGGCGAGTCGTCTCGGCTACCACCTTCTACACGACGCTTGTTACCAGCAGTAGCTTCTGCCTCCGATTTATGCGCCGACTTCATATCGCGCTCTTCTGAACGTGAGCGTGAACGTGTTCGTGACTTTGAACGCGAGCGCGAACCTGATGAATGGGAAGGTGAGCGCGAGCGTGAGGACACTGACCGTGAATCGAAATGCGAATCTGAACGAGAACGAGTACGAGAACGTGATCGTGAATGTGTTGTGCGGTGTCGTGAAGAATCACGTGAACCTGAATGCGAACGCGAACGTGAATGTGTGCTCTTTCTGCGAGGTGAGTGTGAACGAGAGCGTGAAACTGAACGTGAGTGGGAGATTGAATGGGCGGAATGAGAACGCGAACGTGATAAACGTTGATCGCCATCTTCATCATCGTTTTCTATGTGCTTTttggattttttctttttgtgcttttttgtgCGATGTTGACGACGTGGCGATTTCGAAAGCTCACCTATAGAAAGTGGACTTTCGGGTAGATCTAGGTCATCTTCATCTTCCTCATCATTGTCATCGTCGTCAGTGTTATCGTCATTATCAACACCATTGTTACGCATCCGATGGTTATGATGCCTTTTACTCCTTTTCCTCTTCTCTGTTTTGCTATGTTTACGGTGTCGTTTTTCGTGTCGCTCTTTAGCAGCTTCTACCTCAGAATGGCTTTCGCTGTCACTTTCACTATCACCACTGCCACTGTCCGTTTCCATATCCTCGCTATCATCCTCGTCCGCCTCATCGTCTTCGTCATCACTGTCCAATGCCTCGCCCTCCTCCTCTTCGTCACTACGCTGCTTTGAAGCTGTAGTTTTCTTTGATCGTTTAACTTTTATAACCACCTCGGCCAGCTCATCCTGCTTCTTACGTTTCATAACGTTGAGCCCAGCAGTAACGGACGCTGCCACAGCGCTTGGACTAAGTGCATTTCTAGCACGACGGCGTGCTTCCAATTCCTCACGTGCTTTTTCTTTGCGTTTTTCCTTCTCACGTTCCACAGCTAGTATTTTTTCCCGTCGTGACAATACCTCCGGATCATCAGGAGTTTTGCGCTTTTCTGTGCGTTCGACGCGTTCCGTCGACACAACCGTCTCCACCTGCACGATTTCACGCTCTTTGTTGCGCCGTTTATGTTTGCGGCGTTGGCGGTGCGCTTCACCTTCTTCTACACCTGCACCCTCCACTTCAGCCACCTCCGGACTGTCCAGCACCTCAATTACGGATTCTCTAATTTTTTCGCGTTTCTGCCGATAACGTTCACCATCACTGTACCGTTGTCGCTGCACTGTTGTCGTGGTCTCATAACTTTCCGTTAGCTCGATCATATCGCCGCCACTgccttttacatatttatgccttTTACTAAGCAACCGTGAACGCAAATCCTGTTCAATGCTTTCCGACTCGTTCTGCGCTTCGTAGTTATATTTGCGTCGCTCACGTTGCACCTCATAGTTGACATCATTGTACTCAACATGTGTATGCTTGCCACCACCACCGtatggttgttgctgttggtggcgATTGTTATAATAATCCAGACCGCCATGATGGTACCCGCCGCCACCTGAACCGCGTTCATAGTAATCCGGTCTTTGTCGCTGCATATGTGAGTGCTGATATTGTTGATGATAAACAGCGCCACCACCGCCTCCACCACTATTTCGTCGCACCTCATTGTTGTGTGGTTCATATTGCTTTGCATAACGGCGCTCGCTGTTCGACATCATATCTCTGTTAATAACATCGTCACGCTCATAACCGCTGCTACCGCGTTGATGATAACGCAACATCTCCTCGCGATCCTCGCCGCCACGTCGGTGGTCGCGACCTCGCTCCATATCGCCTGGACGTGGACCTCCGCCGCGGTCGTTGCGCATGTCACGCTCTCGGCCATGTGGTTCCCGTGTGTCGTAATCGCGTGAATCACGTTCCCTTTCACCGCGTTCGCGGCCACTTCCTCGTTCGCGCTCGCCGCGATGTTTCTTCTCTTTGGAATGTTTTTTCTCTTTGGACGACTTGTCCTTGCGTCGCGAGCCTGTGGAGTCGCGCGAGTGCAGCACGTTCGCTTGTGGTGGTTTAATGTCCAAGGAATCCGCATCTTCGTCACcgctaattaattttaattatgatgaaaatatgaaataaaatcggTAAAACTTGGGAAGAGAATAGATATTTGTGTTTGATTGTgataattcagttttttttttatcataattgtTACTATAAAATTAGGGcattaaattttgcaaagtaataaaaacaaatgatgTATGCATGTGAGTGATGAAAATTTTAGTGATATTTGTTAGTTAAAGATATTGATGTTTGCCAGCGCTGAAGCATGCTTCCAGCCATCGCCTTGCCATTTGACAATATGTACTCTATTCATGTTCGCTGCTTTGTGGCCTGGTTAGTGTACATACCGCTCAAGTTTCGTGCGGAGTCCAGTGTGCAAGTTCAAAAAGAATATCTTTGGCGCTTTGCAATGGCCAGTCGAAACACATtaactcaatattttttttggttttttttttaagataatagTTTGTAAATCTAGTATTTTTTAACTTACATccgtaaaaaatcaaagaaaatctTTTATCGCCTCGATGTCAATTTACTTTTTTGGCTTGGTCTGCTTGAGATTGTTTTAGGGAGCTTGCTATATTTTCGGGGAGCAGAGcaaagtaaaaatattcaaGATCAAAGTGTAGTAATGATTTCTTTagaaaagttgaagtttgtGCTTAATGCTATGTTATTACTACATAAATGCTTAAAgcgaaatatttcataaaaaataataaaaagacatATTCGACTACTAATCAAGGTGTGTTTCATAGATACAAATGTGTATGAAGTACAGAAGAATTGTATAAGATAAAAtcgttgtaatttatttaaatatttgactGCTCATTTTCGTTTGTTAGTATTTCATACGATTATACTAGGAAGATACAATCAAAATTCGAGTACTCAGAAATTAAACAATCGAAATTTCTACGTAGTGATGGTGAATACCCTGTTGTTGTCTGTATACATATGGGTGAGTGTTTTTGGTGTTGTAATATAAGTTATCTGTTAGGCAGTTACTACGAAAGTTGAGATTCATTGCAGAGAAAAGTTCAGAAAACAGTGGTAGGAGGAATGCCTAATATATTTTTCCTCAGCTTAGAGGATTGTTCTTCGACTGATGACTTTTGAATGGTCAAATAATTTGTGCGAAAACCGCCAATTTCACTAGTATAACGCGGGCAATGCCATACGCTATCCAAGTTACAATGtattaagaaatatttccaaaaatattaaaaaacaatttttagatttaatagaaatttaataACGGTTTTAGGGTAAATATACATTGGTTCGTTAGTGGCctaaattgttattttaagtaaaacagttttctaggttagattaggttacgCTGGCTGGACAGCCAGCCATACATAGACAGATGGAGGTTTATTAATAAGAGCTGAACTTTACGCCGTGGAGGGCAACTCAAGTTTAGACAGTTTTCTAACAAATACTAAATCACATTAGATAAAATTGAGCAATTGCAGATTAATGTAAACggaattttatgttaatttttatatgaacggaaattaatttctatatatttcgAATTTGTAAACTAATCGGTCATTtttaacacatatacatacatatgtatttgctaaaataattccattgtatttataaaatgctAGGAATAACACAATAAGAAATATGAAACGCACCTCAAGTAGTGTCCCATCACGTTAGATTTCATAGGCAAGTATAgtctgtatacatatacagcATTTCTCAACATTTCGGTATCTATGGCATCCacttaatttaagtaaaatgacTAATTAAAGATCATACAGATACGTATGCACATGCACAGCTTTTTACGCGTACCTATGCTTTGCATATTTGTCGTTTTCTTCATACGTATTTACAATAAGTAGCTGTTGTATACTTACACAAGCACGTCATCTATCCTTAAAAATAGAgtaacatacataagtacgttGATCGTATTAAATATTTCTACTTAATATGAAGTACTCACTTACACTCaccttgaattattttttttttaccttgcGAAGCCCATTAAACAATTCAGTCAAGCAATGTGTCCAAGGCATACCAAAAGTAAATCGACATCAGCAGCTTATACCTAGGAACTCAATTTATATTTGGAAGAAAAATTGAAAgtagaaatatttcttttgttgtatagagaaaagaaataaatactgAAAAATGTTGCGTTAAATGTAAATacactttttaacaaaaaataaatttaccaaaCCAACAAGTCTGTTGTCCAGCTCAAATTTGTCGTACTCTACATATTTTTGGTGTGCAGTGCGGGAGCGCAAAGTGAGAAGAGTTGTACGACTCGTAGCCAGAGTAACAATAGTAATATCTGCCTATTCGTCTGTCACACCCACCTGCATAGACGTCAACAATATAGCTAGTAGAATGCACTCCACTCAACTAGTGGGCTTTTCAGCATTTGCGTATTACAAGCAGGCGGTCAGCTGGCTAAACACAGTATGTTACATTGTtgataattatacatatgtgtatatatatttatttattctcgcCAAACTCCCGGCTTAACAGGCAATAGGAATGTGATAAAGTGGACTTTCTTCCTGTTACAGTCGTTTCAAC
This genomic stretch from Bactrocera dorsalis isolate Fly_Bdor chromosome 5, ASM2337382v1, whole genome shotgun sequence harbors:
- the LOC105227194 gene encoding serine/threonine-protein kinase PITSLRE isoform X3, translating into MRNDRGGGPRPGDMERGRDHRRGGEDREEMLRYHQRGSSGYERDDVINRDMMSNSERRYAKQYEPHNNEVRRNSGGGGGGAVYHQQYQHSHMQRQRPDYYERGSGGGGYHHGGLDYYNNRHQQQQPYGGGGKHTHVEYNDVNYEVQRERRKYNYEAQNESESIEQDLRSRLLSKRHKYVKGSGGDMIELTESYETTTTVQRQRYSDGERYRQKREKIRESVIEVLDSPEVAEVEGAGVEEGEAHRQRRKHKRRNKEREIVQVETVVSTERVERTEKRKTPDDPEVLSRREKILAVEREKEKRKEKAREELEARRRARNALSPSAVAASVTAGLNVMKRKKQDELAEVVIKVKRSKKTTASKQRSDEEEEGEALDSDDEDDEADEDDSEDMETDSGSGDSESDSESHSEVEAAKERHEKRHRKHSKTEKRKRSKRHHNHRMRNNGVDNDDNTDDDDNDEEDEDDLDLPESPLSIGELSKSPRRQHRTKKHKKKKSKKHIENDDEDGDQRLSRSRSHSAHSISHSRSVSRSRSHSPRRKSTHSRSRSHSGSRDSSRHRTTHSRSRSRTRSRSDSHFDSRSVSSRSRSPSHSSGSRSRSKSRTRSRSRSEERDMKSAHKSEAEATAGNKRRVEGGSRDDSPARDDKGAPLPDYFPGIQGCRSVEEFQCLNRIEEGTYGVVYRAKDKRTNEIVALKRLKMEKEKEGFPITSLREINTLLKGQHPNIVTVREIVVGSNMDKIFIVMDYVEHDLKSLMETMKARKQFFLPGEVKCLVQQLLRAVGHLHDNWILHRDLKTSNLLLSHKGVLKVGDFGLAREYGSPLKHYTSLVVTLWYRAPELLLGTLEYSTPIDVWSVGCIFGEFLQMGPLFPGKTETDELNKIFKELGTPNERIWPGYKDLPIVKNMLSQNSQFADYPVSNLRKRFADKTTDLGIDLLQGLLTYDPKKRLTAEAALKHSYFNELPLPIDPSMFPTWPAKSELGARKALASSPKPPSGGSQFKQLGRDEILVGSSGGSNAAGVANSNSKVISGIITGNKKTAANTGFVLNAGIDQRQLAMGPGFNLKF
- the LOC105227195 gene encoding peroxisomal membrane protein PEX16 — translated: MENLKTMLKSYEKWVAANPETVCDVETTTKWISYFIAGRISDSNVVSELVYTLSNILVLYNDRIIDKSQQSKLISDLQPVNLEASTSAFAQRNNKKAKYIYRLKVMLTTLEYCEVFIEISAKRIFGNKGKWLFITLVQFAKAAGRFYILKHSTQKIITTPTLPALNRRAIIKKQKNALKNGLIIEESIEKNGKLNSNGFGESSSIFQLKRSGRVIRKVEGAPPIQYRDFKLAEEQKLENGSNSVNFRLVQAEYLYIAKPLIHLATMGLFGEKRWKQYVVSLALDLASIRMYHQHRQQMSKEQKLELSRRCINLVLYLVRSPFYERITQSRLDRMLGFVADNVPLIKMIAGPLREYLPYWQGTYFYLWST
- the LOC105227194 gene encoding serine/threonine-protein kinase PITSLRE isoform X2; this encodes MSGSEDGQLQSPGNDHFGLSGDEDADSLDIKPPQANVLHSRDSTGSRRKDKSSKEKKHSKEKKHRGERERGSGRERGERERDSRDYDTREPHGRERDMRNDRGGGPRPGDMERGRDHRRGGEDREEMLRYHQRGSSGYERDDVINRDMMSNSERRYAKQYEPHNNEVRRNSGGGGGGAVYHQQYQHSHMQRQRPDYYERGSGGGGYHHGGLDYYNNRHQQQQPYGGGGKHTHVEYNDVNYEVQRERRKYNYEAQNESESIEQDLRSRLLSKRHKYVKGSGGDMIELTESYETTTTVQRQRYSDGERYRQKREKIRESVIEVLDSPEVAEVEGAGVEEGEAHRQRRKHKRRNKEREIVQVETVVSTERVERTEKRKTPDDPEVLSRREKILAVEREKEKRKEKAREELEARRRARNALSPSAVAASVTAGLNVMKRKKQDELAEVVIKVKRSKKTTASKQRSDEEEEGEALDSDDEDDEADEDDSEDMETDSGSGDSESDSESHSEVEAAKERHEKRHRKHSKTEKRKRSKRHHNHRMRNNGVDNDDNTDDDDNDEEDEDDLDLPESPLSIGELSKSPRRQHRTKKHKKKKSKKHIENDDEDGDQRLSRSRSHSAHSISHSRSVSRSRSHSPRRKSTHSRSRSHSGSRDSSRHRTTHSRSRSRTRSRSDSHFDSRSVSSRSRSPSHSSGSRSRSKSRTRSRSRSEERDMKSAHKSEAEATAGNKRRVEGGSRDDSPARDDKGAPLPDYFPGIQGCRSVEEFQCLNRIEEGTYGVVYRAKDKRTNEIVALKRLKMEKEKEGFPITSLREINTLLKGQHPNIVTVREIVVGSNMDKIFIVMDYVEHDLKSLMETMKARKQFFLPGEVKCLVQQLLRAVGHLHDNWILHRDLKTSNLLLSHKGVLKVGDFGLAREYGSPLKHYTSLVVTLWYRAPELLLGTLEYSTPIDVWSVGCIFGEFLQMGPLFPGKTETDELNKIFKELGTPNERIWPGYKDLPIVKNMLSQNSQFADYPVSNLRKRFADKTTDLGIDLLQGLLTYDPKKRLTAEAALKHSYFNELPLPIDPSMFPTWPAKSELGARKALASSPKPPSGGSQFKQLGRDEILVGSSGGSNAAGVANSNSKVISGIITGNKKTAANTGFVLNAGIDQRQLAMGPGFNLKF
- the LOC105227196 gene encoding vacuolar protein sorting-associated protein 26C, which translates into the protein MSAINFEIRLNKENKIYYEGELLKGCVHFNCNTEAKHEGIQLTLEGIVNLQLSTKNVGVFEAFYNSVKPITLFNTTLELAAPGKLSAGNSEFHFEIPLVCNKEPRVLYETYHGVFININYLLRCDVKRSFLAKSLQKIQQFCIQNKPIVLDTKTLTSSEVNFSISPETLQKSAKERINLPRFLITGKLDQTECCVTRPVTGQLTVQHTEVAIKSIELQLLRVETCGCTEGYSKDATEIQTIQIADGNICPKLEIPIYMILPRLFTCPTLITKNFKIEFELNLLVIFKDDYVVTENFQIVLKRTAQQCDKLS
- the LOC105227194 gene encoding serine/threonine-protein kinase PITSLRE isoform X1; this translates as MLRNAVYVYRLYLPMKSNVMGHYLSGDEDADSLDIKPPQANVLHSRDSTGSRRKDKSSKEKKHSKEKKHRGERERGSGRERGERERDSRDYDTREPHGRERDMRNDRGGGPRPGDMERGRDHRRGGEDREEMLRYHQRGSSGYERDDVINRDMMSNSERRYAKQYEPHNNEVRRNSGGGGGGAVYHQQYQHSHMQRQRPDYYERGSGGGGYHHGGLDYYNNRHQQQQPYGGGGKHTHVEYNDVNYEVQRERRKYNYEAQNESESIEQDLRSRLLSKRHKYVKGSGGDMIELTESYETTTTVQRQRYSDGERYRQKREKIRESVIEVLDSPEVAEVEGAGVEEGEAHRQRRKHKRRNKEREIVQVETVVSTERVERTEKRKTPDDPEVLSRREKILAVEREKEKRKEKAREELEARRRARNALSPSAVAASVTAGLNVMKRKKQDELAEVVIKVKRSKKTTASKQRSDEEEEGEALDSDDEDDEADEDDSEDMETDSGSGDSESDSESHSEVEAAKERHEKRHRKHSKTEKRKRSKRHHNHRMRNNGVDNDDNTDDDDNDEEDEDDLDLPESPLSIGELSKSPRRQHRTKKHKKKKSKKHIENDDEDGDQRLSRSRSHSAHSISHSRSVSRSRSHSPRRKSTHSRSRSHSGSRDSSRHRTTHSRSRSRTRSRSDSHFDSRSVSSRSRSPSHSSGSRSRSKSRTRSRSRSEERDMKSAHKSEAEATAGNKRRVEGGSRDDSPARDDKGAPLPDYFPGIQGCRSVEEFQCLNRIEEGTYGVVYRAKDKRTNEIVALKRLKMEKEKEGFPITSLREINTLLKGQHPNIVTVREIVVGSNMDKIFIVMDYVEHDLKSLMETMKARKQFFLPGEVKCLVQQLLRAVGHLHDNWILHRDLKTSNLLLSHKGVLKVGDFGLAREYGSPLKHYTSLVVTLWYRAPELLLGTLEYSTPIDVWSVGCIFGEFLQMGPLFPGKTETDELNKIFKELGTPNERIWPGYKDLPIVKNMLSQNSQFADYPVSNLRKRFADKTTDLGIDLLQGLLTYDPKKRLTAEAALKHSYFNELPLPIDPSMFPTWPAKSELGARKALASSPKPPSGGSQFKQLGRDEILVGSSGGSNAAGVANSNSKVISGIITGNKKTAANTGFVLNAGIDQRQLAMGPGFNLKF